A single region of the Duganella sp. BuS-21 genome encodes:
- a CDS encoding cytochrome P450: MHQAVATELRHMHALPGPQPWPLAGNLPQMRPLRIHQDVEAWCKQYGPLFKISFGRTPVLVVSSHELVSAVLRDRPDGFRRPSITAQVSDEMGGRPGVFLAEGAAWRDQRRMVMAALAPHAVKAYFPPLVAVVRRLQRRWQQAARDGSVIDLAEDLKRYSVDIIAGLAFGTAVNTIDGGEDVIQRHMDIVLPAVARRSIALFPYWRYIKLPQDRKLDASLAALNTAIDDLVATARARLTAEPERRAHPANLLEAMICAADEGGSGVDDVAVAGNVTTMLLAGEDTTSHTLAWMLYLLQQNPAAMQKAREEVLRVAPDPAAFSIEQMDALDYVDACAQEAMRLKPVAPFIPLEALRDSVVGDVQVPKGGLLWCVMRNDSISESHVPHAGDFDPERWLQRAEPAINKHVSMPFGAGVRTCPGRYLALLEIKLASAMLLSSFDIKSIDTAAGAAPEELMGFTMSPIGLQMQLQHS; this comes from the coding sequence ATGCACCAAGCCGTCGCCACCGAACTTCGCCACATGCATGCACTGCCCGGGCCGCAGCCATGGCCGCTGGCCGGCAACCTGCCGCAGATGCGGCCCTTGCGCATCCACCAGGATGTGGAGGCATGGTGCAAGCAGTACGGCCCGCTGTTCAAGATCAGCTTTGGCCGCACGCCGGTACTCGTGGTGTCCAGCCATGAACTGGTAAGCGCGGTGCTGCGCGACCGGCCGGACGGATTCCGCCGCCCGTCGATCACGGCGCAGGTGTCGGACGAAATGGGCGGCCGGCCCGGCGTGTTCCTGGCCGAGGGCGCGGCATGGCGCGACCAGCGGCGCATGGTGATGGCGGCGCTGGCGCCGCACGCGGTGAAAGCCTACTTCCCGCCGCTGGTGGCGGTGGTGCGGCGCCTGCAACGGCGCTGGCAACAGGCCGCGCGCGACGGCAGCGTGATCGACCTGGCCGAGGACTTGAAGCGCTACAGCGTGGACATCATCGCCGGGCTGGCGTTCGGCACCGCCGTCAACACCATCGACGGCGGCGAAGACGTGATCCAGCGTCACATGGACATCGTGCTGCCGGCGGTGGCACGCCGCTCGATCGCCCTGTTCCCCTACTGGCGCTACATCAAGCTGCCGCAGGACCGAAAGCTGGACGCCAGCCTGGCGGCGCTGAACACCGCCATCGACGACCTGGTCGCCACGGCGCGCGCGCGGCTCACGGCGGAACCGGAACGCCGCGCGCATCCGGCCAATCTGCTGGAGGCGATGATCTGCGCGGCCGATGAAGGCGGCAGCGGCGTGGACGACGTGGCGGTGGCCGGCAACGTCACCACCATGCTGCTGGCGGGCGAGGATACCACCAGTCACACGCTGGCGTGGATGCTATACCTGCTGCAGCAGAATCCGGCCGCCATGCAAAAGGCGCGTGAGGAAGTGCTGCGCGTCGCACCCGATCCTGCGGCGTTCAGCATCGAGCAGATGGATGCGCTGGATTACGTGGACGCCTGCGCGCAGGAAGCCATGCGCCTGAAACCGGTGGCGCCGTTCATTCCGCTGGAAGCCTTGCGCGACAGTGTGGTGGGCGATGTGCAGGTGCCGAAAGGCGGCCTGCTGTGGTGTGTGATGCGCAACGACAGCATCTCGGAATCGCATGTGCCGCATGCGGGCGATTTCGATCCCGAGCGCTGGCTGCAGCGCGCCGAGCCAGCCATCAACAAGCACGTCTCCATGCCTTTCGGCGCGGGCGTGCGCACCTGCCCCGGGCGCTACCTGGCGCTACTGGAAATCAAACTCGCCAGCGCCATGCTGCTGTCCAGCTTTGACATCAAGTCCATCGACACCGCCGCCGGCGCCGCGCCCGAAGAACTGATGGGTTTCACCATGTCGCCGATCGGCTTGCAGATGCAGTTGCAACACTCCTGA
- the eda gene encoding bifunctional 4-hydroxy-2-oxoglutarate aldolase/2-dehydro-3-deoxy-phosphogluconate aldolase, whose translation MTMTLLDIMRTSAVIPVIAIDEPEHAVPLAKALVAGGIRVLEVTLRTKHGLGAIRAMSAVEGAIVGVGTLTQPEEFVAARDAGAVFGVSPGLTAALIAAAKSSGLPLLPGVMTPSEIMAAREQGFRQLKLFPAVPAGGIGMLNAINGPLPDITFCPTGGISQETASAFLALKNVACVGGSWLTPKDAIAAGDWARITDLAKAASGLRS comes from the coding sequence ATGACCATGACTCTGCTCGACATTATGCGTACCTCGGCCGTGATCCCAGTGATCGCGATTGACGAACCTGAACACGCCGTACCGCTGGCCAAAGCGCTGGTGGCCGGCGGCATCCGCGTGCTGGAAGTGACCCTGCGCACCAAGCACGGCCTGGGCGCGATCCGCGCCATGAGCGCAGTGGAAGGCGCGATCGTCGGCGTCGGCACGCTGACGCAGCCGGAAGAATTCGTCGCCGCGCGCGATGCGGGCGCGGTGTTCGGCGTGTCGCCGGGCCTGACCGCGGCGCTGATCGCCGCCGCCAAGAGCAGTGGCCTGCCGCTGCTGCCGGGCGTGATGACGCCATCGGAAATCATGGCCGCGCGCGAGCAGGGCTTCCGTCAACTGAAGTTGTTCCCGGCGGTTCCTGCCGGCGGCATCGGCATGCTGAACGCGATCAACGGTCCGCTGCCGGACATCACTTTCTGCCCGACCGGCGGCATCTCGCAAGAGACCGCGTCGGCCTTCCTGGCGCTGAAGAACGTCGCCTGCGTGGGCGGTTCGTGGCTGACGCCGAAAGACGCCATCGCCGCCGGCGACTGGGCGCGCATCACGGACCTGGCCAAAGCGGCCAGCGGCCTGCGGTCGTGA
- the edd gene encoding phosphogluconate dehydratase produces the protein MALHPVLETVTARIIQRSKPSRGAYLAHLEAARIKGGPQRGALACTNLAHGFAAFPANDKLVLKEVKKPSVAIISAYNDMLSAHQPFERFPQIIKDAVREVGAVAQFAGGTPAMCDGVTQGQPGMELSLFSRDAIAMSTAVALSHNMFDSAVYLGVCDKIVPGLLIGALHFGHLPAVFVPAGPMTTGLSNSEKAKIRQLYAQGKVGRAELLEGESQSYHGAGTCTFYGTANSNQMLMEVMGLHLPGAAFITPNTPLRDELTKAAAQRAAVISDQSDEYLPVGHVVDEKAIVNALVALLTTGGSTNHTLHLVAIAKAAGIVIDWNDFDELSKAVPLLCRIYPNGEADVNHFHAAGGTGFVIRELLDAGLLHDDVTTILGKGLRAHCAEPFLGEGGKGVVWKDAPLQSGDDKVLRKADAPFSPDGGMVLVQGNLGRAVMKVSAVKPQHRTVEAPALVFNSQEDFMDAYKAGTLDRDFVAVLRFQGPRANGMPELHALTPALANLQDAGRKVALVTDGRMSGASGKVPAAIHVSPEILAGGPLGLVRDGDIIKVCAETGTLEALVDSAVWHARSMATADMSTNGVGMGRELFSMFRNSVCEAEKGATVFPLPSPIPTTVGLHDKDPVGNTVPGSDEDFSMKKEA, from the coding sequence ATGGCGTTGCATCCAGTCCTAGAAACCGTCACCGCTCGCATTATCCAGCGCAGCAAACCATCGCGCGGCGCATATTTGGCCCATCTTGAAGCGGCCCGTATCAAAGGCGGTCCGCAGCGCGGCGCTTTGGCCTGTACCAATCTGGCGCACGGCTTTGCCGCCTTCCCGGCCAACGACAAGCTGGTGCTGAAGGAAGTCAAAAAGCCATCGGTGGCGATTATCTCGGCCTACAACGACATGCTGTCGGCGCACCAGCCGTTCGAGCGCTTCCCGCAGATTATCAAGGATGCCGTGCGCGAAGTCGGCGCCGTGGCGCAATTCGCCGGCGGCACCCCGGCCATGTGTGACGGCGTGACCCAAGGCCAGCCGGGCATGGAGCTGTCGCTGTTCTCGCGCGACGCGATCGCCATGTCGACCGCCGTGGCGCTGTCGCACAATATGTTCGATTCCGCCGTCTACCTGGGTGTGTGCGACAAGATCGTACCGGGCCTGCTGATCGGCGCGCTGCACTTCGGCCACCTGCCTGCGGTGTTCGTGCCGGCCGGCCCGATGACCACCGGCCTGTCGAACTCCGAGAAAGCCAAGATCCGCCAGCTGTACGCACAGGGCAAGGTCGGCCGCGCCGAACTGCTGGAAGGCGAATCGCAGTCCTACCATGGCGCCGGCACCTGTACCTTCTACGGCACCGCCAACAGCAACCAGATGCTGATGGAAGTCATGGGCCTGCACCTGCCGGGCGCCGCCTTCATCACCCCGAACACGCCGCTGCGCGATGAACTGACCAAGGCCGCCGCCCAGCGCGCCGCCGTCATCAGCGACCAGTCGGACGAATATCTGCCGGTCGGCCACGTGGTCGATGAGAAGGCCATCGTCAACGCGCTGGTGGCGCTGCTGACCACCGGCGGTTCGACCAACCACACGCTGCACCTGGTGGCGATCGCCAAGGCGGCCGGCATCGTGATCGACTGGAACGACTTCGACGAGCTGTCGAAAGCGGTGCCGCTGCTGTGCCGCATCTATCCGAACGGCGAAGCGGACGTGAACCACTTCCACGCCGCCGGCGGCACCGGTTTCGTAATCCGCGAACTGCTGGATGCGGGCCTGCTGCACGACGACGTCACCACCATTCTGGGCAAGGGCCTGCGCGCGCACTGCGCCGAGCCGTTCCTGGGTGAAGGCGGCAAGGGCGTGGTCTGGAAAGACGCACCGCTGCAGTCGGGCGACGACAAGGTGTTGCGCAAGGCCGACGCACCGTTCTCGCCGGATGGCGGCATGGTGCTGGTGCAGGGTAACCTGGGCCGCGCCGTGATGAAGGTGTCGGCCGTGAAGCCGCAGCACCGTACGGTGGAAGCGCCGGCGCTGGTGTTCAATTCGCAGGAAGACTTCATGGACGCCTACAAGGCCGGTACGCTGGACCGCGACTTCGTGGCCGTGCTTCGCTTCCAAGGCCCGCGCGCCAACGGCATGCCGGAACTGCACGCGCTGACCCCGGCGCTGGCCAATCTGCAGGACGCCGGCCGCAAGGTCGCATTGGTGACCGACGGCCGCATGTCGGGCGCGTCGGGCAAGGTGCCGGCGGCGATCCACGTGTCGCCGGAGATTCTGGCCGGCGGTCCGCTGGGCCTGGTGCGCGACGGCGACATCATCAAGGTCTGCGCGGAAACCGGCACGCTGGAAGCGCTGGTGGATTCGGCGGTGTGGCATGCACGTTCGATGGCGACCGCCGACATGTCGACCAACGGCGTCGGCATGGGCCGCGAGCTGTTCTCCATGTTCCGCAACAGCGTGTGCGAAGCGGAGAAGGGGGCCACCGTGTTCCCGCTGCCGTCGCCGATTCCTACCACGGTAGGCCTGCATGACAAAGACCCGGTCGGCAACACCGTGCCAGGTTCCGATGAAGATTTCTCGATGAAGAAAGAAGCGTAA
- the pgi gene encoding glucose-6-phosphate isomerase, producing MRQPALTSTASFQALESHAAEAKDWQLRQLFAADAQRFPKLTVDAAGLFLDYSKNRLDATTVGLLLDLARERGVERQRDAMLSGEKINLTEQRAVLHTALRMPRGKALVVDGQDVNADVHAVLDHVKDFTDRVRSGAWLGYSGKPITDVVNVGIGGSDLGPKMAVLALRSFAHPRLKMHFVSNVDGHDMDAALAQVNPETTLFIIASKTFTTAETMLNANTARTWFLQNGGTNDNLAKHFVAVSTNTKSVAQFGIDTANMFPFWDWVGGRYSVWSAIGLSVALAVGFGYFSDFLAGAHAMDEHFRVAPLEQNMPVLLAMVGFWNRQFLNAASLSIAPYHQDLNRFPAYLQQLDMESNGKRVTRSGGEVDTVTCPVVWGECGTNAQHAYFQLLHQGTDVTPMDFIAALRATHDLPGHHDALLANCFAQSEAFMTGKTADEVRADLVAANVGAEEIDALVPHKTFPGNRPSNTILMEQLTPATLGALIALYEHKTFVQGVIWDVNSFDQWGVELGKVLAKNIQSELTGEVKPERHDSSTNGLIIMAKAAQHI from the coding sequence ATGCGCCAGCCTGCACTCACTTCCACCGCGAGCTTCCAAGCCCTTGAATCCCACGCCGCCGAGGCCAAAGACTGGCAATTGCGCCAGCTGTTCGCCGCCGACGCGCAGCGTTTCCCCAAACTGACGGTCGACGCGGCCGGCTTGTTCCTCGATTATTCGAAGAACCGCCTGGACGCCACCACCGTCGGCCTGTTGCTGGACCTGGCCCGTGAACGCGGCGTGGAACGCCAGCGCGACGCCATGCTCAGCGGCGAGAAGATCAATCTTACCGAACAACGCGCCGTGCTGCACACAGCCCTGCGTATGCCGCGCGGCAAAGCGCTGGTGGTCGACGGCCAGGACGTCAACGCCGACGTGCACGCGGTGCTGGACCACGTCAAGGACTTCACCGACCGCGTGCGCAGCGGCGCATGGCTTGGCTACAGCGGCAAGCCGATCACCGATGTGGTCAACGTCGGCATCGGCGGTTCGGACCTGGGTCCGAAGATGGCCGTGCTGGCGCTGCGCTCATTCGCGCACCCGCGCCTGAAGATGCACTTCGTCTCCAACGTCGACGGCCATGACATGGACGCCGCGCTGGCGCAGGTGAATCCTGAAACGACTTTGTTTATCATCGCCTCCAAAACCTTCACCACCGCCGAGACCATGCTGAACGCGAACACCGCGCGCACCTGGTTCCTGCAGAACGGCGGCACCAACGACAACCTGGCCAAGCACTTCGTGGCCGTATCGACCAACACCAAATCGGTGGCGCAATTCGGCATCGACACCGCCAATATGTTCCCGTTCTGGGACTGGGTCGGCGGCCGTTACTCGGTATGGTCGGCGATCGGTTTGTCGGTGGCGCTGGCGGTGGGCTTCGGCTACTTCAGCGATTTCCTGGCCGGCGCCCACGCGATGGACGAACACTTCCGTGTAGCGCCGCTGGAGCAGAACATGCCGGTGCTGCTGGCCATGGTCGGCTTCTGGAACCGCCAGTTCCTCAACGCCGCTTCGCTGTCGATCGCGCCGTACCACCAGGACCTGAACCGCTTCCCGGCCTATCTGCAACAGCTGGACATGGAATCGAACGGCAAGCGTGTCACCCGCAGCGGCGGCGAAGTCGACACCGTCACCTGCCCGGTGGTGTGGGGCGAATGCGGCACCAACGCGCAACACGCTTACTTCCAGCTGCTGCACCAGGGCACGGACGTCACCCCGATGGACTTCATCGCCGCGCTGCGCGCGACGCACGACCTGCCTGGCCACCACGACGCGCTGCTGGCCAACTGCTTCGCGCAATCGGAAGCCTTCATGACCGGCAAAACCGCCGATGAAGTGCGCGCCGACCTGGTCGCCGCCAATGTCGGCGCCGAGGAAATCGACGCGCTGGTGCCGCACAAGACCTTCCCCGGCAACCGCCCATCCAACACCATCCTGATGGAACAGCTGACGCCGGCCACGCTGGGCGCGCTGATCGCGCTGTATGAGCACAAGACCTTTGTGCAGGGCGTGATCTGGGATGTGAACAGCTTCGACCAGTGGGGCGTGGAGCTGGGCAAGGTGCTGGCGAAAAACATCCAGTCGGAGCTGACCGGCGAAGTGAAACCGGAGCGTCACGACAGCTCGACCAATGGCTTGATCATCATGGCGAAAGCGGCGCAACACATATGA
- a CDS encoding SMP-30/gluconolactonase/LRE family protein translates to MSTPHIEVAYDAVMQTGECPLWHPQERVLYWVDIPALTVHRLNPTSGAHRCWKLPSEPATLGISDQGGLIVAMRSGFAHLDTGSDAVRLTEIVAAPYDQSITRFNDGHVDPAGRFWVGTIYEPRDKPAAEMYVLEQGKLRKAWSGGMTNSNGSGFSPDRKSMYHADTAAHRVTKLDFNVATGAVENQRLLHQFSMDKENNYGGRPDGAAVDSEGNYWVAMFEGARIAKLSPEGALLGEIKLPVRCPTMPAFGGADLKTLYVTSAGARPAPELAQYPLSGKLLAIRMEVAGREEPVYRSA, encoded by the coding sequence ATGAGCACCCCACACATTGAAGTCGCCTACGACGCCGTGATGCAAACCGGCGAGTGCCCGTTGTGGCACCCGCAGGAGCGCGTGCTGTATTGGGTGGATATTCCCGCCCTTACCGTGCATCGCCTGAATCCCACCAGCGGCGCGCATCGTTGCTGGAAGCTGCCGAGCGAGCCGGCCACGCTGGGCATCAGCGACCAGGGCGGCTTGATCGTCGCCATGCGCAGCGGCTTTGCGCATCTGGATACCGGCTCGGACGCAGTGCGCCTGACCGAGATCGTGGCGGCGCCTTACGACCAGTCGATTACGCGCTTCAACGATGGCCATGTGGACCCTGCTGGTCGTTTCTGGGTCGGCACCATTTACGAACCGCGCGACAAGCCGGCGGCGGAGATGTATGTGCTGGAACAGGGCAAGCTGCGCAAGGCCTGGTCGGGTGGCATGACCAATTCGAACGGGTCGGGCTTCAGCCCGGACCGGAAGTCGATGTATCACGCCGATACGGCCGCGCATCGCGTGACCAAACTGGATTTCAATGTGGCGACCGGCGCGGTGGAGAACCAGCGCTTGCTGCATCAGTTCTCGATGGATAAAGAGAACAACTACGGCGGCCGTCCGGATGGTGCTGCGGTGGACAGCGAGGGCAATTATTGGGTGGCGATGTTCGAGGGCGCGCGGATTGCCAAGCTGTCGCCCGAGGGCGCGCTGCTGGGCGAGATCAAGCTGCCGGTGCGCTGCCCGACCATGCCGGCGTTCGGCGGGGCGGACTTGAAGACCCTGTACGTCACCAGCGCCGGCGCGCGTCCGGCGCCGGAACTGGCGCAGTATCCGTTGAGCGGCAAGCTGCTGGCGATACGGATGGAGGTTGCGGGGCGCGAGGAGCCGGTGTACCGCAGCGCCTGA
- the zwf gene encoding glucose-6-phosphate dehydrogenase, with amino-acid sequence MALSDFDLVLFGGSGDLAMRKLLPAMYARDVANDLPDTARIICVGRADASQEDFLQTVETTSKPLIKSPAVTPAAWSRFTARIVYVSLNATDAATYKPLVDALRKDEAITKVYYLATPPAIFAKICESLKENGLVTPNSRVVLEKPLGRDLASAKQINAEVGKVFEESQIYRIDHYLGKETVQNLLALRFGNILFEPLWRREWISDVQITIAEKLGVGNRLGYYDTSGALRDMLQNHLLQLLCIVAMEPPTSIAPDAVRDAKLQVLRSLKKFTPTTLAQNIVRGQYRAGHVDGKAVPSYRDEPDAPAHSRTETFVAMKAEIDTWRWAGVPFYLRTGKRMADGLAEIVVRFKQIPHSIFNQPTNSFQPNSLVIRLQPDEGLRMNLMAKTPGDGMRLKQAELELDFREQFKSPRMEAYERLLLDVLRGQLTLFMRGDELEAAWEWVEPILDSWESEDSYPLPYSSGTWGPAAASALIGRDGLQWREEVLPED; translated from the coding sequence ATGGCTCTTTCCGATTTTGATCTGGTTCTGTTTGGCGGCAGCGGCGATCTGGCGATGCGCAAATTGCTGCCCGCGATGTATGCCCGCGATGTAGCCAACGACTTGCCCGACACGGCACGCATCATTTGCGTCGGCCGCGCGGACGCCAGCCAGGAAGACTTCCTGCAAACCGTGGAAACCACGTCCAAGCCGCTGATCAAATCGCCGGCCGTGACGCCGGCCGCGTGGTCGCGCTTTACCGCGCGCATCGTCTACGTGTCGCTCAACGCCACCGACGCCGCCACCTACAAGCCGCTGGTCGACGCCCTGCGCAAGGATGAGGCGATCACCAAGGTCTACTACCTGGCCACCCCGCCGGCCATCTTCGCCAAGATTTGCGAGAGCCTGAAGGAAAACGGCCTGGTCACGCCGAATTCGCGCGTGGTGCTGGAAAAACCGCTGGGCCGCGACCTGGCCTCGGCCAAGCAGATCAACGCCGAAGTGGGCAAGGTCTTCGAAGAGTCGCAGATCTACCGCATCGACCACTACCTGGGCAAGGAGACCGTGCAGAATCTGCTGGCCCTGCGCTTCGGTAACATCCTGTTCGAACCGCTGTGGCGCCGCGAGTGGATCTCCGACGTCCAGATCACCATCGCCGAGAAGCTGGGCGTGGGCAACCGCCTCGGCTACTACGACACCTCGGGCGCGCTGCGCGACATGCTGCAGAACCACTTGCTGCAACTGCTGTGTATCGTCGCCATGGAACCGCCGACCTCGATCGCGCCGGACGCCGTGCGCGACGCCAAGCTGCAGGTGCTGCGCTCGCTGAAAAAATTCACCCCGACCACGCTGGCGCAGAACATCGTGCGCGGCCAGTACCGCGCCGGCCACGTCGATGGCAAGGCGGTCCCGAGCTACCGCGACGAGCCGGATGCACCGGCCCATTCGCGCACCGAAACCTTCGTGGCAATGAAAGCCGAAATCGACACCTGGCGCTGGGCCGGCGTGCCGTTCTACCTGCGCACCGGCAAGCGCATGGCCGACGGCCTGGCCGAAATCGTGGTGCGCTTCAAGCAGATTCCGCACTCGATCTTCAATCAGCCGACCAACAGCTTCCAGCCGAATTCGCTGGTGATCCGCCTGCAGCCCGACGAAGGCCTGCGCATGAACCTGATGGCCAAGACGCCGGGCGACGGCATGCGCCTGAAGCAGGCCGAGCTGGAACTGGACTTCCGCGAACAATTCAAATCGCCGCGCATGGAAGCCTACGAGCGCCTGCTGCTCGACGTGCTGCGCGGCCAACTGACGCTGTTCATGCGCGGCGACGAACTGGAAGCGGCCTGGGAATGGGTCGAACCTATCCTCGACAGCTGGGAATCGGAAGACAGCTACCCGCTGCCTTACTCCTCCGGCACCTGGGGCCCTGCGGCGGCCTCGGCACTGATCGGCCGCGACGGCCTGCAGTGGCGCGAAGAAGTACTGCCTGAGGATTGA
- a CDS encoding SIS domain-containing protein, with amino-acid sequence MLLDSIRTQLDSLSKSERKVALAVLEHPTQTVNQNITALAKSAQVSEPTVVRFCRTLGYDGWHEFKLKLAQGLALALPGLNEQPTQDDLAADLVNKICSRSINTLLDLRNNLDPEAIQRALDILSKANKIEFYGQGTSGIVAADAQHKFFRSGVPTVAYADPHIHSIAAALLRTGDALVAISQRGNSPSLVRSVKLAKRGGAEVIVLAPSGTPLADLATVLIPIDLIFNIDPYTPISARLAYLVVIDVLAVGLALQRGPEFRKKMQNAQKALQEFDLQFDSFIG; translated from the coding sequence ATGCTGCTCGATTCCATACGCACCCAACTCGACTCGCTCTCCAAATCGGAGCGCAAGGTGGCGTTGGCCGTGCTCGAACACCCGACCCAGACAGTCAACCAGAACATCACTGCGTTGGCCAAAAGTGCGCAGGTGTCCGAGCCGACCGTGGTGCGATTCTGCCGCACGCTGGGCTACGACGGCTGGCATGAGTTCAAGCTCAAGCTGGCGCAGGGCCTGGCGCTGGCCCTGCCCGGCCTGAACGAGCAGCCGACCCAGGACGACCTGGCGGCGGACCTGGTCAACAAGATCTGCAGCCGCTCCATCAACACCTTGCTGGACCTGCGCAACAACCTCGACCCGGAAGCAATCCAGAGGGCGCTCGACATTCTGTCGAAAGCCAACAAGATCGAATTTTATGGCCAGGGCACGTCCGGCATCGTGGCGGCCGACGCCCAGCACAAGTTCTTCCGCTCCGGCGTGCCGACGGTGGCCTATGCCGATCCCCACATCCACAGCATCGCCGCCGCGCTGCTGCGCACCGGCGACGCGCTGGTGGCCATCTCGCAGCGCGGCAACAGCCCGTCGCTGGTGCGCTCGGTCAAGCTGGCCAAGCGCGGCGGCGCCGAAGTGATCGTGCTGGCGCCGTCCGGCACGCCGCTGGCCGACCTGGCCACGGTGCTGATCCCGATCGACCTGATCTTCAACATCGACCCCTACACGCCGATCTCGGCGCGCCTGGCCTACCTGGTGGTGATCGACGTGCTGGCGGTCGGCCTGGCCCTGCAGCGCGGCCCCGAGTTCCGCAAAAAAATGCAAAACGCCCAGAAAGCCTTGCAAGAGTTCGACCTGCAATTCGATTCGTTTATCGGCTAA
- a CDS encoding recombinase RecA encodes MQTRTSQRIPLLSTSVPGLDQILGGGFPAHSIYLIQGLAGSGKTTLACQIAFQHAQQGKKVLILTLIAETHGKMLNHLSNFSFFDENLVGEHIQFIGAYSDLLKGGLRELLKSIATTLAEQRPDIMVIDGFRTVRETRPSDVALSEFMLSLNSLVSTMQCTTFLLSPTEGNLPDSENTLVDGLIELSQFESGMQLIREIKVFKLRGSKHLLGRHVFEVGEDGVAIYPRLEAVSSVSVAMPSASRERLGFGIPGWDQLTNGGVAKGSTTALLGNPGVGKTLMGLHFIRAGLQRGEHCLIAGFYESPQRLLEKARGVGIELAPYFDNGTLQIIWHPPLEVLVDSLAHGILRNVSERKVSRLLIDGIDGLRQLILHEGRSHSFLAALVNELRVRNVTTFFTQELPYFGNGPSQTEVASSMLFENIILLRYVDVSGMNLRQIGVLKLRENGYDAANHVLHISDYGMSIDEPVPAAAVPARQP; translated from the coding sequence ATGCAAACACGTACTTCACAGCGCATCCCCCTGCTGAGCACCAGCGTTCCCGGCCTCGACCAGATCCTGGGCGGCGGTTTTCCCGCCCATAGCATCTATCTGATCCAGGGCCTGGCCGGCAGCGGCAAGACCACGCTGGCCTGCCAGATCGCTTTCCAGCACGCGCAGCAGGGCAAGAAAGTCCTGATTCTGACGCTGATCGCCGAAACCCACGGCAAGATGCTCAACCATCTCAGCAACTTCTCGTTCTTCGATGAAAACCTGGTCGGCGAACACATCCAATTCATCGGCGCCTACAGCGACCTGCTTAAGGGCGGCCTGCGCGAGTTGCTGAAGTCGATCGCCACCACCCTGGCCGAACAGCGCCCCGACATCATGGTCATCGACGGCTTCCGCACCGTGCGCGAAACCCGGCCGTCGGACGTGGCCTTGTCGGAATTCATGCTGTCGCTGAACTCGCTGGTGTCGACCATGCAGTGCACCACCTTCCTGCTGTCACCCACCGAAGGCAACCTGCCCGACTCGGAAAACACCCTGGTCGACGGCCTGATCGAACTCAGCCAGTTTGAAAGCGGCATGCAGCTGATCCGCGAGATCAAGGTCTTCAAGCTGCGCGGCAGCAAGCATCTGCTCGGCCGCCATGTGTTCGAGGTGGGCGAGGACGGCGTGGCGATCTACCCGCGCCTGGAAGCAGTAAGCTCGGTGTCGGTGGCGATGCCGTCGGCCTCGCGCGAGCGGCTTGGCTTTGGCATCCCCGGCTGGGACCAGCTGACCAACGGCGGCGTCGCCAAGGGCTCGACCACCGCCCTGCTGGGCAATCCCGGCGTCGGCAAGACGCTGATGGGCCTGCACTTCATCCGCGCAGGCTTGCAGCGCGGCGAGCATTGCCTGATTGCCGGCTTCTACGAGTCGCCGCAACGCCTGCTGGAAAAGGCGCGCGGCGTCGGCATCGAACTGGCGCCCTATTTCGACAACGGTACGCTGCAGATCATCTGGCATCCGCCGCTGGAAGTGCTGGTCGACAGCCTGGCGCACGGCATCCTGCGCAACGTCAGCGAGCGCAAGGTGTCACGCCTGCTGATCGACGGCATCGACGGCCTGCGCCAGTTGATCCTGCACGAGGGCCGCTCGCACTCCTTCCTGGCGGCGCTGGTCAACGAGCTGCGGGTCCGCAACGTCACCACTTTCTTCACGCAGGAGCTGCCTTATTTCGGCAACGGCCCATCGCAGACCGAAGTGGCCTCGTCGATGCTGTTCGAGAACATCATCCTGCTGCGCTACGTCGACGTCAGCGGCATGAACCTGCGCCAGATCGGCGTGCTCAAGCTGCGCGAAAACGGCTACGACGCCGCCAACCACGTGCTGCATATTTCGGATTACGGTATGAGCATCGACGAGCCGGTGCCGGCTGCGGCCGTGCCGGCGCGCCAGCCCTAG